From the Lolium rigidum isolate FL_2022 chromosome 2, APGP_CSIRO_Lrig_0.1, whole genome shotgun sequence genome, one window contains:
- the LOC124690442 gene encoding transcription termination factor MTEF1, chloroplastic-like has translation GGGGGVEFRRKLHFLSAELHLDPFPLLALHPELRSAPLPLLHDSLRLLLSHGLSAGDASRVFAAFPALLTSPPEESLRFLSAAAPLPPPLLRAAVVRSPRLLAASIPDTLSPALHFLRHRISLRRRPLPLAAALLLAFSVDRTLLPKLLFLGEATGLPDPAVCTIIRRAPAILSYGIETNLTPKLKFLADGMGKDPATELTEFPHYFAFSLEGRIRPRYETLRVRGVQMSIKDMLTISDDEFKERLVDAALSRQRT, from the coding sequence ggcggcggcggcggcgtggagttCCGCCGCAAGCTCCACTTTCTATCGGCCGAGCTCCACCTTGACCCATTCCCGCTCCTCGCCCTACACCCAGAGCTCCGCTCGGCGCCGCTCCCGCTCCTCCACGactccctccgcctcctcctctcgcaCGGGCTCTCCGCGGGCGACGCCTCCCGCGTCTTCGCGGCCTTCCCGGCGCTCCTCACCTCTCCCCCGGAGGAGTCCCTGCgcttcctctccgccgccgcgccgctgccCCCTCCGCTCCTCCGCGCCGCGGTGGTCCGCTCCCCTCGCCTCCTCGCCGCGTCCATCCCGGACACCCTCAGCCCCGCGCTCCACTTCCTTCGCCACCGCATCTCCCTGCGCCGGAGACCGctcccgctcgccgccgccctgctcctcgCCTTCTCCGTCGACCGCACCCTCCTCCCCAAGCTCCTGTTCCTCGGCGAAGCCACGGGGCTCCCTGACCCCGCCGTCTGCACCATTATTCGCCGCGCCCCCGCCATCCTCTCCTACGGCATCGAGACCAACCTCACGCCCAAGCtcaagttcctcgccgatggcatGGGCAAGGATCCGGCCACAGAGCTCACCGAGTTCCCGCACTACTTCGCGTTCAGCTTGGAGGGGAGGATCAGGCCCAGGTACGAGACCTTGAGGGTCAGGGGCGTTCAGATGTCGATAAAGGACATGCTCACCATCAGCGACGATGAGTTCAAGGAGCGGCTCGTTGATGCCGCACTGTCGAGGCAGAGGACGTGA